One genomic segment of Desulfocapsa sulfexigens DSM 10523 includes these proteins:
- a CDS encoding cytochrome d ubiquinol oxidase subunit II — MISNLDYVTLQQLWWIICSVVGSLFLFLTFVQGGQTLLWQVAKTDTESAFVINSLGRKWELPFTTLVLFGGALFASFPKFYSTSFGGAYWVWILILFTFIIQAVSYEYRTKPGNVWGSKTYELFMFINGSVGVLLIGAAVGTFYTGSAFSLNSMNQVTWEYTLGGVNLRGLEAAFSLFNLSLGLFLVFNARVLGALYLLNSLDLVAVTEMEKRLRKAVWINFLCSLPFLLYVVVSILLRDGFGVDESGVVSMVSFKYFLNLLALPHLLVLLLAGLGLVIWGVMLGAFKGSVKGIWPAGLGTVLVGLCVLCLPAFNSTAFYPSTFDLQSSLTIFNASSSKFTLSTMTYVALGVPFVLAYVAYLWKMMDSKKLSTEDALDHEAY; from the coding sequence ATGATATCTAATTTAGATTATGTGACGCTGCAGCAGCTCTGGTGGATTATCTGCTCAGTTGTTGGTTCGCTTTTTCTTTTTCTTACTTTTGTTCAGGGAGGCCAGACGCTTCTCTGGCAGGTGGCCAAAACAGATACTGAAAGTGCCTTTGTCATCAACTCGCTTGGAAGAAAATGGGAACTTCCATTCACCACTCTGGTGTTATTTGGAGGGGCTCTGTTTGCCTCATTCCCGAAATTTTATTCCACAAGTTTTGGTGGTGCTTACTGGGTGTGGATACTTATCCTGTTTACTTTTATTATTCAGGCGGTGAGTTATGAGTACAGGACAAAGCCTGGTAACGTATGGGGCTCAAAAACCTACGAACTCTTTATGTTTATTAACGGTTCCGTCGGGGTTCTACTTATTGGTGCGGCTGTCGGAACCTTCTACACCGGTTCTGCTTTCTCACTCAACAGTATGAATCAGGTGACCTGGGAGTATACCTTGGGTGGTGTTAACCTTCGTGGGCTTGAGGCTGCCTTTTCACTTTTCAATCTGTCACTTGGGCTCTTTCTTGTCTTCAATGCCCGAGTACTTGGAGCATTATATCTTCTCAACAGCCTCGATCTTGTTGCTGTTACCGAAATGGAAAAGAGATTACGCAAGGCTGTCTGGATAAATTTTCTCTGTTCCCTTCCCTTTCTTCTCTACGTGGTGGTTTCAATACTCCTCAGGGACGGATTTGGTGTTGATGAGAGTGGTGTGGTTTCCATGGTTTCTTTTAAATATTTTCTTAACCTGCTTGCCTTGCCTCATCTTCTTGTTCTGCTCCTTGCCGGACTTGGATTGGTTATCTGGGGTGTGATGCTGGGTGCATTTAAGGGAAGTGTCAAAGGCATATGGCCTGCCGGTCTTGGGACCGTACTGGTTGGATTGTGTGTCCTCTGTCTGCCCGCCTTCAACTCCACAGCTTTTTACCCTTCAACCTTTGATTTGCAGTCGAGCTTGACCATCTTTAATGCCTCTTCAAGCAAGTTTACCCTGAGTACCATGACCTATGTGGCACTTGGCGTTCCTTTTGTACTTGCCTATGTGGCGTATCTTTGGAAGATGATGGATTCCAAAAAACTGTCAACCGAGGATGCCTTGGATCACGAAGCATATTAA